TCAGCTGCCCTCTTCCATCTCGCCGATGTGGTGCTGCGAGTAGAGCTCGACGCCGAGCTTCGCGACGAGATCGATCTGCGTCTCGAGGAAGTCGATGTGATGCTCCTCGTCGTGCATCAGCTTCTCGAACAGATCGCGCGTGACGTAGTCGCGCACGCCGTGGCAATGGGTGGCCGCCTCCTCGTAGAGCGCGCGCGCCGACATCTCGGCCTTGAGATCGCAGTCGAGGACTTCCTTGACGTTCTGGCCGATGTGCAGCGGGTCGAGCACCTGCATGTTGGGGAAGCCGTCGAGAAAGATGATGCGGTCCACGAGCTTGTCGGCGTGCTCCATCTCCTCGATGGATTCCTTGCGCCATTGTTTGGCGAGGACCTTGAGGCCCCAGTTGTCGAGCAGCCGGTAATGCAGCCAGTACTGGTTGATGGCGGTGAGTTCGTGCCGCAGCGCCTTGTTGAGATATTCGACGACCTTTGCATCACCCTTCATGACCGGCTCCCAATTCCAAATGACGCCGCCACGCAGCAGCACCCTGAGCTATATTAGACCAATTCTAAACTTGTAAGACACGCCCAGCCAAGCGGAAATCCGCAGCATCCACCGCGAGTTCCCCGGCAAAAGACTAAAAGTTTCAGGGCTTGGGATGGACGGCGCAGCCATTGCAGGCCGTGGCCGCCTCCGCGGCGTCCAGCGCCTCGTCCATGATCTTGCGGATGGTGCGGGCGCAGCGGCCGCACTGGGCGCTGCAGCCGAGACAGCCATAGACCTGCCCGGTCGACCGCGGGCGCGCCTCCGCCTGGCAGGCGGTGCGGACGTCCTGGTCGCTCAAAACATTGCAGGAGCAGACGATCATGCGGGATAGGTAATCCTCTATGACCGTTTCGATAACGTGCCCTGCCCTTGCAGGCAAAAGAAATCGGCTGATTTTATACGTTATCTAAAGTGCGAAAGTGCTGAAAACACAGTGCTTTTTCGCAACTGCGAATTCCGCCAGGGTTATCCTGTCAGGGC
The Rhodoplanes sp. Z2-YC6860 genome window above contains:
- a CDS encoding (2Fe-2S)-binding protein, whose translation is MIVCSCNVLSDQDVRTACQAEARPRSTGQVYGCLGCSAQCGRCARTIRKIMDEALDAAEAATACNGCAVHPKP
- the bfr gene encoding bacterioferritin translates to MKGDAKVVEYLNKALRHELTAINQYWLHYRLLDNWGLKVLAKQWRKESIEEMEHADKLVDRIIFLDGFPNMQVLDPLHIGQNVKEVLDCDLKAEMSARALYEEAATHCHGVRDYVTRDLFEKLMHDEEHHIDFLETQIDLVAKLGVELYSQHHIGEMEEGS